Proteins from a single region of Terriglobales bacterium:
- a CDS encoding diguanylate cyclase produces the protein MEKLLASIVIVPGIVALLLFAVFTYLYQQSREAYFRSWQIGWGAYCAYYCLGALNFYTYQSPFVYFLSSLLLVTMGMCIYVSTRLMEQQTFKWRRSDVILAAALSSLAVWNLWAHFVRGVFRLDVEIRPHLRLEVGVGALLLFCAIRFYRYAQQRDSLGFRLLALSLVLWAFLLGFRQFHDIFEQMFGQFGHFLGPIPQMLLGVGMLMVLFENERRAVQENALAFSTLEVEPDHLLSPEQLAPILGKILDRLVKLIPASRACLLTVGRWRTLLPSTQQGFSPEFLHKLQEAGGGEYLCELANRGGGLATVRDLPLMSAPASTGAARSAKVKEILLAEGIRNLSVLSLQTRENNFGVVLFPHAVRKLTSSSQTRLLLGVGLQIGMTLENYVVMHDAHRRSKEYALLTEIGQAISSRLDKDEILRAMHKELGQLFDTSNFYIAFQRGDEIHFELEVIGGETQPRRLRKMGNGITEYIIRSGEPLLVRSDLEKVREQHGVSFVPGRPAKCYCGVPILVNGKAAGVMAAMSLEREFAYDERDLEVLRTAAGQVSVAVENARLFSEEQLRARHLDFLNNVSNTAISSEHAEQMLSGIVAEIQKNFQFDHIGIGILDYATKDIEIKAEAGTTAKALGRRIPLGVGTMGRVARTNETVLTQNTAEGQLVGILEDAKSSLCLPITYGDSLLGVLNIESRRENAFTPQDLLIMNTLADLLATALHNAFVFQKMQQQSITDGLTGIKTRRFFWEALSSEWKRASRSGRPFSVVLLDLDKFKQINDTQGHLEGDLVLARVGRLLEQKCRQSNVVARYGGDEFVVLMPETGVEQAQILSERLRLWIATDPMLNEHHVTGSFGVGSFPLHGSTAEDILRVADAGMYVSKHAGGNRVSTAEEFPQEETAAVQKQLISGYIEGFLQREHTGPEYAEELIITLKKFNGEGEECDPEILKGAIEALCRAAETREVHAASHGESVAKYARLIGHELGLSPDELSDLTYAARVHDVGKIFLPEKILNKPGPLTDDEYYLVKMHPKVGAEILATIPRSDRYREWVEHHHEAFDGSGYPAALSGEQIPLGARILHVADAYVNMTTDQPFAAARTPEKALAELDRLSGTQYDGLVVRLLMRQLKIEQTPARGN, from the coding sequence ATGGAGAAGTTGCTGGCCAGTATTGTCATTGTCCCTGGAATTGTTGCTCTGCTGCTGTTTGCCGTCTTCACCTACCTCTACCAGCAGAGCCGGGAAGCATACTTCCGCTCGTGGCAGATCGGCTGGGGCGCCTACTGCGCTTACTACTGCCTGGGCGCGCTCAACTTTTATACCTACCAATCGCCATTTGTTTATTTCCTCTCCAGTTTGTTACTGGTGACGATGGGAATGTGTATCTATGTCTCGACTCGGCTGATGGAGCAACAGACCTTCAAGTGGCGTCGCTCCGATGTGATTTTGGCGGCGGCACTCAGCAGCCTGGCAGTCTGGAACCTGTGGGCCCATTTTGTTCGGGGTGTCTTCCGTCTCGACGTTGAAATCCGGCCCCACCTGCGCCTTGAAGTCGGAGTGGGCGCGTTGCTTCTCTTCTGCGCGATCCGCTTCTACCGCTACGCACAGCAGCGAGATTCTCTGGGGTTCCGTCTGCTGGCGCTCTCGCTGGTGCTGTGGGCGTTTCTCCTGGGATTCCGTCAGTTCCATGACATCTTCGAACAAATGTTCGGCCAATTTGGCCACTTTCTCGGGCCGATTCCGCAGATGTTATTGGGCGTCGGCATGTTGATGGTGCTGTTTGAAAACGAGCGGCGCGCGGTCCAGGAAAATGCGTTGGCATTTTCCACGCTCGAAGTCGAGCCCGATCATCTGCTCTCACCCGAGCAACTGGCTCCTATCCTGGGGAAGATTCTTGACCGCCTGGTAAAGCTGATCCCGGCGTCGCGAGCTTGCCTCCTGACCGTGGGCCGCTGGCGGACTTTGCTGCCCTCCACTCAACAGGGTTTCTCGCCGGAATTCCTCCACAAGTTGCAGGAGGCGGGCGGCGGCGAGTATCTGTGCGAATTGGCCAATCGCGGTGGTGGATTGGCCACCGTCCGGGATTTGCCGCTGATGTCGGCGCCCGCCTCCACCGGCGCTGCTCGTTCGGCAAAGGTGAAGGAAATTCTTCTTGCTGAAGGCATTCGCAACCTAAGCGTCCTCAGCCTGCAAACTCGCGAGAACAATTTCGGAGTGGTGCTTTTTCCTCATGCCGTGCGGAAATTGACCAGTTCGTCTCAAACCCGTCTGCTGCTTGGCGTAGGCCTGCAGATCGGCATGACCCTGGAAAATTATGTGGTGATGCACGATGCTCACCGCCGGTCGAAAGAATACGCGCTGCTTACGGAGATCGGGCAGGCAATCAGCTCGCGTTTGGACAAGGACGAAATCCTCCGCGCGATGCATAAGGAGCTGGGCCAACTGTTCGACACCAGCAATTTCTACATCGCGTTCCAGCGCGGTGACGAGATCCATTTCGAGTTGGAAGTTATTGGCGGCGAAACCCAGCCCCGGCGCTTGCGCAAAATGGGGAACGGAATTACGGAATACATTATTCGTTCGGGTGAGCCGCTATTGGTGCGCTCTGATCTGGAAAAAGTTCGCGAGCAGCACGGTGTCTCGTTTGTGCCGGGCAGGCCTGCCAAGTGTTATTGCGGCGTTCCCATCCTGGTGAATGGCAAAGCGGCTGGAGTAATGGCGGCCATGAGCTTGGAGCGCGAGTTTGCCTACGACGAGCGCGATCTTGAAGTGCTGCGGACGGCGGCCGGCCAAGTTTCAGTGGCCGTGGAGAATGCTCGCTTGTTCAGCGAGGAGCAACTGCGAGCGCGCCATTTGGACTTTTTGAACAACGTCTCAAACACCGCAATCTCCAGTGAGCACGCCGAGCAGATGCTGTCAGGAATCGTGGCCGAAATTCAGAAAAATTTCCAGTTTGACCACATTGGCATCGGCATTCTCGACTATGCCACCAAGGACATCGAAATCAAGGCCGAAGCCGGCACTACCGCCAAGGCCTTGGGCCGGCGAATACCGCTGGGCGTCGGCACCATGGGGCGTGTGGCGCGCACCAATGAAACTGTACTGACACAAAATACTGCCGAAGGGCAGTTGGTGGGCATACTGGAGGATGCTAAGTCGTCGCTTTGCCTGCCTATCACCTACGGGGACAGCTTGCTGGGAGTACTCAATATTGAGAGCCGGCGAGAGAACGCCTTCACTCCGCAAGACCTTCTGATCATGAATACCTTGGCCGATCTGCTGGCCACCGCTTTGCACAATGCTTTTGTGTTCCAGAAGATGCAACAGCAGTCAATTACCGATGGCCTTACCGGCATCAAGACTCGGCGCTTTTTCTGGGAAGCGTTGAGTTCGGAATGGAAGCGCGCTTCGCGCTCTGGGCGCCCATTCTCCGTTGTTCTCCTCGACCTGGATAAATTCAAGCAGATAAATGACACCCAGGGCCATCTAGAAGGCGATTTAGTATTGGCACGCGTAGGCCGGCTTCTGGAGCAGAAATGCCGGCAATCTAACGTGGTCGCCCGCTATGGCGGAGACGAATTCGTCGTGTTGATGCCAGAGACCGGGGTCGAGCAGGCGCAAATTCTTTCTGAGCGTCTGCGCTTATGGATCGCCACTGACCCTATGCTGAACGAGCACCATGTTACCGGTAGCTTTGGGGTCGGAAGTTTCCCTCTGCACGGCTCTACCGCGGAGGACATCCTGCGGGTCGCAGACGCGGGCATGTATGTCTCCAAACATGCCGGTGGAAACCGCGTTTCTACCGCCGAAGAATTTCCGCAAGAGGAAACCGCCGCGGTGCAGAAGCAACTCATCTCTGGCTACATCGAAGGTTTTTTACAACGTGAACACACCGGGCCCGAATACGCGGAAGAGTTGATTATCACCCTCAAGAAATTCAATGGCGAGGGTGAAGAGTGCGATCCAGAGATCCTCAAGGGAGCGATTGAAGCGCTGTGCCGCGCGGCCGAGACTCGCGAAGTACACGCTGCCAGCCATGGCGAATCGGTTGCGAAGTACGCGCGGTTGATCGGCCACGAGCTCGGCCTTTCTCCCGACGAGTTGTCAGATCTTACCTATGCCGCCCGTGTTCACGATGTCGGAAAGATCTTTCTACCCGAAAAGATCTTGAACAAGCCTGGACCGTTAACTGACGACGAATATTATCTAGTGAAGATGCACCCCAAAGTCGGGGCCGAAATACTGGCGACTATTCCGCGCAGCGACCGTTATAGAGAATGGGTGGAGCACCATCATGAGGCATTCGATGGCAGCGGGTATCCCGCTGCTCTGAGTGGCG